A genomic segment from Longimicrobiaceae bacterium encodes:
- a CDS encoding glycosyl hydrolase has product MNKVQRLAWVSAVAASSVLTVHALTALGSEGQGPISAVLAQAGTAVAGLEGRIVRQFRGPGRAAGLGWFAPYREDPARLRAPGEVLLGAYDGALPATLQGVVELERALGTTLPLIQLYAAWGDKPEQRFPLRTVQAVWELGSVPVVTWEPWLTDFESRLHPHLPLRQQRDRGGLAAIARGDYDFYVDEWAAEAAEFGKPLFLRFGHEMNDPYRYSWGPQNNRPEDFVAAWRHVVERFRAAGAHNVVWVWSPHVAYEGYDWYYPGDDVVDWVATGALNYGTVAHWSRWWSFADIFGRHYDRLAAFGKPVMVAEFGTLAVGGDREAWFRDALAGLPERYPAVKALLFFHVAGDATVTYQKLDWSFAGDTAMARTVAEAIRPWSAHGGE; this is encoded by the coding sequence GTGAACAAGGTCCAGCGGCTGGCATGGGTGTCCGCGGTGGCGGCGAGCAGCGTGCTCACCGTCCACGCGCTGACCGCGCTCGGCTCGGAGGGCCAGGGGCCGATCTCGGCGGTGCTGGCGCAGGCCGGCACGGCGGTGGCCGGCCTGGAGGGGCGCATCGTCCGGCAGTTCCGCGGTCCCGGCCGCGCCGCCGGCCTGGGCTGGTTCGCGCCGTACCGGGAGGACCCCGCGCGGCTCCGCGCCCCCGGCGAGGTGCTCCTGGGCGCCTACGACGGCGCCCTCCCGGCCACGCTGCAGGGCGTGGTGGAGCTGGAGCGGGCGCTGGGCACCACGCTCCCGCTGATCCAGCTCTACGCCGCCTGGGGCGATAAGCCGGAGCAGCGCTTCCCGCTCCGGACGGTGCAGGCGGTCTGGGAGCTGGGCTCGGTGCCGGTGGTGACCTGGGAGCCGTGGCTCACCGACTTCGAGAGCCGGCTGCACCCGCACCTCCCGCTCCGGCAGCAGCGCGACCGCGGCGGGCTGGCCGCCATCGCGCGGGGGGACTACGACTTCTACGTGGACGAGTGGGCCGCGGAGGCCGCGGAGTTCGGGAAGCCGCTCTTCCTCCGCTTCGGGCACGAGATGAACGACCCCTACCGCTACTCCTGGGGGCCGCAGAACAACCGGCCGGAGGATTTCGTGGCCGCCTGGCGCCACGTGGTGGAGCGCTTCCGCGCCGCAGGCGCCCACAACGTCGTCTGGGTGTGGTCTCCCCACGTGGCGTACGAGGGGTACGACTGGTACTACCCGGGGGACGACGTGGTGGACTGGGTGGCCACCGGCGCGCTCAACTACGGCACCGTGGCGCACTGGTCGCGCTGGTGGAGCTTCGCAGACATCTTCGGCAGGCACTACGACCGGCTGGCGGCGTTCGGAAAACCGGTCATGGTGGCCGAGTTCGGCACCCTCGCCGTGGGCGGCGACCGCGAGGCGTGGTTCCGCGACGCCCTCGCCGGCCTCCCCGAGCGCTACCCCGCCGTGAAGGCGCTCCTCTTCTTCCACGTCGCCGGGGACGCCACCGTCACCTACCAGAAGCTGGACTGGTCGTTCGCGGGCGACACGGCGATGGCGAGGACGGTGGCGGAGGCGATCCGGCCCTGGTCGGCGCACGGCGGGGAGTAG